The Fusarium poae strain DAOMC 252244 chromosome 2, whole genome shotgun sequence nucleotide sequence AAGAACGAGGGTTGGGGCGAGTTCGAGATCTCGATCGATTGTTACACCACGGAGAAAACGAAGCTAGCGCCCATCATTCAGGATCTCAACTTCCAGCAGAACAAGTATGAGCAAACACACACTGTGGTTTTCAAGAACCCCTCCCAGAGCTTACAGGAGCGCCTTCGCGAAACTGGCCCTCTCCCTACCGACGACGACCATCgtcccaagaagaaggggcTCGCGACCAAGAAGAGCGCTCAAAAATACGACTATGAGAAGATTGCCGAATCGCTGGAAAAgctcgaggaggaggatcttCTCCGTGTCATTCAGATCATAAACGAGAACAAGGGACCAGACACTTACATAAGAAGTGATGTTGAAGGTAAGCTTCCATCCCGCGTCACGAATGCACAAACGCCCGGCATATGTTCCCCATACCCTCTCCCTTGTCTTTGCATTGTAGTTGATGTGTATGGTGGCTAATAGTGGATGACTTGGTTAAAGCCGGAGAATTCTCCATCGATCTCTACACCATGCCCGATAGTCTCACCTCAAAGCTTTGGGATCACCTTGTAAGTTCTCCTTAATGGCTGAGGATATGATAAAACGACCAATTACTAACCACGCGCTCCGAAAACAGTCTAAGAAGGGTCTTGTCAGCTAGATGTTTGCTACCATATCTTAATGTCACCACCCCTAATGTTATTCCATCGACGATAGGGCCTATAGTCTGCGCTTGGGAGTTGATGTAACCATGGGATTTAGGAAAATGACGAGTTAATGAGCACGAAGGAGGACAACAGAAAGGGGTACGGAAGGAGCCTTAAAACAAAACGAAGTTTTGGTCACAATTCTATAAAGAACTTTGTTCTCGCTCATTGCTCGGGGAGCTTTAAATTATAGATCATCCTGTCGTGTTAAATCATTTCGTCGTAAGAGGTTGCAGTGCTGTATTTGCTGATGTAAACGAGTTCCTCGCCAGAGCTAATTGGAGTTGAATTTCGACATCGGAAGATGGGCATGTAAAAGAGATCAGCCAATAATATCAGGTCTTGGCCCGGCCTCGGCCGATCAACTTGACGGGCCGGATCGATCAGATGTCGGATCGGGAGTTGAAAGAGTACCGTCTTCCCTGGCGGATGTGACCGAATGTCTTGCTTAAGTAGTTGTGTAGTTCGAGCGGGAGCACCAGGCCTGCTGCTCCCGGATGCCGGCTGCTTTCTCCATATATGAGCTTAGTTGACGGACATTTATGCCTTGGATCTACATACGACCCTGAAGTCGCTGTCATGTCTTTTATGCGTGCTTGAATGTCTCAATCGAAGCCAGCTTAATAGAAGTAAGAAACTGATGATGAGCCATGTTTTTGGAACCTAATTTCTTAAAACTGATACTGAGAAGCTACAAACAATGAAACCAGTTTCCTTCTTGCCATCAAGTTCTTCAGTCATAGCACCATCGAAAGTATTGTGCTGTCTGTTAGTGCCGTCATCTGTGAGATGCAGTGACAGTATCAAGGTATCACCTTGTGCTTGAAAGTGAGCGGAGACCTGACTACCTGCTTGGTCAGAGCACGGGATGCTCGGCAGATGGATATAGTGGAGGCTGAAGATAAGGAAGCGAGGAGTTGCTCTCCGCTGGACTGCATTGTTGTTACGTACGCATGGCTGGTAGTGTTGCAAGGATTCTCCCAGTGGTTTGGATGTTTACATGTAAGTTACATTATGACGTTGAATAGGGCGTCGCCTGCATACGAGGAAGTTTATCATTTGTAAATACCGAGGCATTCAACTGTCGAGTTGGTTGCCCCGGAACAATCCTCCGGCTATTTTCTATGCTGGAGTTCTTGGGGGGCAGAGATTTATATGTCACCGAGCAAAGATCGATCTAACAGCTACATTGAGAAAGGAGTGTGTAAAGCATCGACACCATGACAGGTTGCCATTGACGAATAAAATGAAAGTAAGGGTATCCTTATACATTGCGGGGTGTCGGGGGATTTCAAAGAGCCAAGAAGACGCAAAGGACATAGTAGAGTATGGATGCCAATGCACAGCAGGGATAACTTGAGGCTGCATTTTCTTCATATCCTTCTTGTTCTAGCCACTCTACCAGATGCGCAGGTAGACTACCTATCTAGATATTGGAAAAGTCTGATGGACCGACACGTATGTCAAACCCTGAGAAGTTGGAGGCGTCGTCAACGTGACATGCGCCTCAACTTGGCGATTGGTTGGTTGTGCGATAAGTACGGGAGGGGCGGAGCTGATGCATATTATCGCGAAGCGAACTTGATGATCAAGGTCATCTTGGATTAATACGGTGTAGATGTTGATAACAGAAGCCTTTGTTATTATTAGATGGATGGGTGCTATCTGGatagctacctaggtatctatGCACAAGAAACATGATTAGTCTTGCTCTCAAGTATAAACGCCCATCCAGGCAAGATGGTTTGGAGTATTCTTTTCATAAGGCACATCATATCAGAAACGTATGTAGTCTGTAACTAACTATCATTGAGTCTTTGATGGCTGCATGAGATTGGAACCTGACCCCTGGTTTCTCGATCGCTTGCAGCGGTTTTGCAGCAAAACGATAGCAAACTCTGGGCGAGCCAATGAGGCTCGACGTTGATTATCGAGTTGCCCGTCTCGGGATAACGCGAACTTTTGGCTTGCTGGGTTCTTTTGTTCTATCCTTCTAGACCTTTCACCGTGCCATTGAAAACTCTGAAAGCTCTGTCTTTTAGATCAATGGAACGGGGGAATATCCATTGATTAGGAAGGTCACGAATGTCAAGAGGTATACATTCCCATCAAAAATCTCTTGGCGTATAAGCTAACGAAGCTCATAGAGATGAGAAGGTTTGCTTTCTAATACGTAGACTAAGGTATCACATTGACAAGTCGTCACCTGATACATGTTGGTGTGTACTACGCCTCCCAAATTCGTTCATCTTGATTTGTTCGCAACAACGTGTTGAAGTTGTTAGACAAAGGGGAACAGAAAAAGAGAAACGAGACTCGTGACCTTGCAGGCTTGCTCCAACCTATCATGTTTACTGATGTACATTTGCTGCATGTTTCACCCCCCAGAATAGAATATGTAGACATGGCCGTGCTGTAGTTAGTTAGTCTAGCTCCTCCCCCAGGAAAcgacaagaaagaaagattCTTTACCCCATGATTCTTGTCAGTTCTCACCTCTCATTTGACAATTTAGTTACCCTTTTGAAGATCGCCTATGAATTGACCCtgcactggcactggcactggcCACTTCCGGTCGAGTCTTGTCCTCGGGCTAAGTCTGAGTTAATGTTACTAGGTCGTGTTAGTAGGTGATCCCTCCTTCTCCCCCCGCATCGAGTAGTTATGTACCAACCTCGATGGAACGGATCCATTCATATTCTTCCACTCATTCTTTATCATATCAACCAGGGTACGTACTAGTTTATAACAATCACGCACAGGGCACTCCGAGTCAAAACCCTTGCGCCCGGTCTCTTGGTTCATTGCACCTGGAGGAGAACTCCAAAAAGGTCCTTTATCCCCCCCAGTCCGCTTCTCTTCGGCCCGCGCTCTCTTCACATTCCCTCCCCGAACCGCCGCAAACCGAAACGCGACATCATATCCTATCagccttatatatctttttttcttatctcCGTCGCGTCAGATTTGAGCCTCGTCAGCTCTTAGCTGAGCTTGTCCGTTTCCGAACACGGCAACGGCGACGTTTTGACGTCGACGCCGAGCCGTTCCAAACCTCTCCCCGCGCCGTTCAATTTCTATCGCCGACTCCGTTAACGAATCTCCCCTCCGAATCTTGTCAGACATTGGCAATGGCCCCGTACGGTGCTAATCAACCGACCTCCGGAGCCTCCGACTCGAGTCCTGCAGCCTCAATCAACAACGCTGCGCAAGGTTCTGCGCAACAAACTCCTGGGCAGTCAACTGGGAACGCAAACCAAGGTCCTCAGCACAAGCGTGTTTATCAGGCTTGCATTCCCTGCCGTCGGCGCAAAGTGCGATGCGATCTCGGCAGTGTCGACAATCCCCATGACCCTCCTTGTGTGCGCTGTCGCCGAGAGAGTAAAGAATGCTTCTTCAGTGCTACTCGTCGCAAGCGCAAGACAGATGACGATGGCAGCGACCAGGATGAGTACATCATCAGGAATGGTCGTAAAAGGGTCAATGCCAACGACAGCCCTCCACCGTTCATCGAACGCCGATCTTATAGTAATGCACCGTTGACTCCTGGAGGCTCACATGGCCAAGCTCAACCGTTACGTCGTCCCGACGGCAGCAGAATAGGTCGCGGAAGGAACAGTGAATGGGGAGTTGAAGGCGATGCCAACCAGACACTGGAAAATATCGAGGCTCAAACTGTTATGCGGCGGGGCGTGTTTGGTCCGCAGGATGCCCTAGATCTGCTTTACAAAGCGGCCACGGACAGGTATGTCTCCAGACTTCATCTTTGATAGTCCAGAAGCTAACACTGTACTCAACAGTCCTGCCGTTGAACGCGAACGCAGAGAGAGCACTTCATCTGCTCGTCCAACGGCTCCTCGGCCCCCACCCGTGGACACTGGCCCTTACGGTTATGTTCCCAGATCGACCTCTAGACCGCCCAAAACAGAGCAGCCTATCGACCCTGAGCTCTCACGACCCGAACTCAGTTCCCAGCCTGGGTATGCTGAAGCCATCAAGGCATGGCAACGCTTTCGATTTGTCCGCGCCGGTTGGTTCACAGCCCTTGAGGCTATCGAGTATATTGACTAGTAAGAATGGCATTGTCCTCAGCTATAAAATCGACGTTCTAACCTTTATAGTTACTACAAATATCTATCTCCCTTGACGCCCATATCGCCGCCGACATTTAGTAACCCCGCGTCGCATGTCACGTTGCTCTATGAGGAGCCTATCCTAACTGTCACTCTTCTGACGATTGCCTCGCGATATCGTCAAATGCCTGGTACCGGTGGCCATTGCCGATCCCATGCAATTCATGAGCAACTATGGATGTATCTCCGTGGCATGATAGAGCGATGTTTATGGGGACAAGAAGCCTTTGGTGGTGGTTTTTGTGTTCCGCCTAGCACCAGTGCCATTTTCGACGAGTCTCAAACAAGCAGCACAGCGCCCTGGCGGGGATTGCGCAAGGGCAGTCTACGGACACTCGGAACTATCGAGTCTTTAATGATCCTGACCGAATGGCACCCTCGTGCACTGCACTTCCCACCTACCGAGGCAACCGATGAATTAGTTTTGCCTATGGAAGCCGCCTTTCAAGCCATCACCGCTGCTGACGAGGATCCGAGTAAAACCTTGGGTCCTGGTTTTGGTGGCAAGAGGATTGAGAGCTGGCTCGAGCCGGCGTGGAGGAGTGATCGCATGTGCTGGATGCTGCTCAGCACTGCGAACGGTCTTGCATATGAACTGGGTGTCTTTGATGACATTGATGAGTTGCTTCGAGACGATGCTATTACTCGACCTGAATACCAGGAGGAATCGTATCGTCAAAGAGCCTTCCGCATCAAGCGATTGTTGCTCATCTATACCACTCAACTCGCTGGCCGTCTCGGCTGGACCAACATGGCTCCAGCTCACCTCCGGAGAAGCGATCCTGCCCTTGCTCGATTCCGACCCAACACAGGCGACGGGACCACCCCAGGCACGAATCCCTCGTCAGTTGGCAATAATTTCAACTATGTGCCTGACCTGGAACTGGATGATCAAATCATTCATTGCTGGGCCGGCATCAGTAACGCTATGGAAATGGGCAACGAAAAGATCTTCCGTTCCCGAAAGCATACGACACAAATCATTCAAAACGGCAAGTATATCAGCATTCTTAAAGAGTTCGAGCCTATTTTGCGCGACTGGTGGAGAGAATTCGAATTGTTTCGACTTCCTGAGTTCATTCGACATATTCTGACGATCGAGTATCAATACGTGCGCATTTATATCAACTCCCTTTCACTGCAAGCAGTCGTCGAGCGATGTACCAACCAGGCCCAAGCTGGAGCAACTGCTCACTCTGGACATCATGGGGCAGCAGCTGTCAATGGGGGACACCCGCAATTGTCGCCCCAGACCATGATAAACTATGGGAAGCTTCCCCTTGGTCAACTCGGTGGCTTCACTGCGCACGATCAGGAATACATCCGCGAAGTGGTGGAAGGAAGTCGGAACCTGCTCCGCACGGTAGTCGAAGGTCTGTTGCCAGGCGATTACTTGAAGCATGCTCCCGTACGAACATATTTCCGTATCATCAGTGGTGCTATGTTCTTGCTCAAGACCTTTGCTCTCGGTGCTCCACGGTCAGACGTGAGGATGAGCATTGAGTTGATGGATGCAACCGTCGAAGCACTTCGAAACTGCGTTGTAGATGATGTTCACCTGGGAATTCGTTTTGCAGACCTTCTCGAGTCTCTTACGAGCCGCCTCCGTAACCGTTTCATCCAGGCTCCCACTATGCAACAGGCTTCAGGCCGCGGACAGAGCCCCGCTCCAGATGGACAGGCGCATAACGGTAAAAATCTGGCTCCAAACGGAGAAGACAACCCCAACTGGGTTGGAGGCCACGCTCAGAGACTTAGGGACGGTCTTAATGGCAATGGTAAGCCATCCTCGCACATAAAAGACCACACAAATACTGACGGAATCAATCTAGCCCCAGTTCAAGCTGCTACCCATGAGGCCAACAACATCTCAGCAACACCGTTCGATCTATCGGCACAAAACTTCCCCTACCCCGGTCAGGGTCCCCTTGGTCCATCGACACCTACAGTCGTAGACAACGCTGTCGCCAATATGGATGTCAGCCTCTTCGAAGACTGGAACCATCAAGGCAACGAGATGTGGTATCTGCCCCCCGGGCCGGCCTTCTTCCAGAATGTTGAGAACCCTTCCGTTGCCATGGGTCCTGAGGGCGTTAACGTCGGTGGCCTCGATCTCCTTGAGTACATGGCCATGGATCCCTCTCAGTTCCCCGGATTAGATCCTTCTTCCGGCCCTCCGACGAGCCACGTTTAAACTTCCTTGGTCTTTTCATCACCTATTTTGTTCAAAGTCTTCGGTTGCATATATTTATCAACATCTACGACCGACATGTTGACCTCGAGTGACGGCTATCTGTTATATTGCTTTCGTGGCTTACAGGGTGATCGAAGGTGGGAAGCCACTGTCAAACACGCACGAAGACAACTACTGCAACAGGATAGGGACTGTCTAAGCGTCAATGCAGCATTATTGGAAACAACAATGGCGGCACAATGTGAGTACTGCTGCATACTTATTACGGTAGTATCAGTAAAAAGAACCTGTCGAATGGTGAAAACCCATAGCAAACAATAACATAATATGTGAGGGGCGTTCGTTGCATACTAGCTTCTACTTGGAGGGCGATAAGGAAACATCATCACTAGTTCGGATTTGGAGTTGAAGTTCAGTTGCATAGTCTGCAGGGTCGACAATGGCGGATTCATTATGATGATACGAAAGAACAGAAAAGTACTATAAAAATACGAAAGCTTTGAGAACACTCTTGTTGAAGGCCTTTTGCAATACCAGTACGTGTAAACACTTGGTTGGATTGTCACGCTATGCATATCACGGAGTATCAGATGATGGATCTAGGATAAATAGTTTTTCTTTCTACCTCGATCTGGTCCGTTTTCAACCAGCTTCCTTTTCGCCATCCCTAATAAATAGTGAAATATCGTACACTGCCTATCCAACTGTGTTCTCCCCCTTAACATTGGTATGCATCCTCTGATGGGAAGTGACAGTTTGGTGTGTGTTAATAACGAAACAAGGCTAGCTATAGATAGAATAAGGaagaacaaacaaacaaacaaacaggGCTTGTATGTAGAAagtgaaaaagaagaaagtacaaaaagaagaagaagaaagccgTCGGGGCTACACAGATGAGAGGAAGGGGTTGTGGTATCATGCGTACATAATTTACATGTGAGTAGAAGACAAGTAGAAAATTATATGAAGCCTTGTGGGTGATGTGTTTAAAAGGGAATATGTATGACCGGTTTGTGATCGGTGAAGTGGTCGAAGAACCGGGGCATCCGATGGTGTATTAGACACCTAAGCCAGTAGTATATACTATTGGACGAAGATGTTGATAAGTAAGATGTCGTAAGGCCGTTAACGTAGAGCGAGACTTGGGACGGTGTATGGCGAGAGCAAACAATGATGCCGTATACAGGAAATGGTGGAATCAACGAATCGAAGAGCATTGGTTTGCTTTTAACGACATCTTGGGCTCAACCCAGTCGTTTCAGTAGGGCTCCAAACCACCCTCTACAACGCGAACGGTGTCGCATGTTTGGCATGGGCTTCTTGGAGAGCTGCATTGGCTGTCAGTATATTACTTCGGTCTGTGTGTATTAGAAGAACTTACTGTGAAGGATGCCGACCTGCCCGGTACGGTCCATGCATGCAAGCTGTACACTGCTGCCGTCGACAAGGTCCAATACCACGCTGTTAGGGAGCTCTTGAACCTCGACATCGGGAATGTATGGTGCTCGGAAGTCGCTCAGGTGGTAGCGTTTGGTGCCCTGAGCAGTGCGACTGCTCTGAGATGGGAGTGCACTCAGGATAAGAAAGCCCTGAGAGTCCAGGCACATATTGCGTCGTTTCCAGAGCAAGTTATCAGGAAACTGCACATTAACATCTCCCATAAACGAGATGATGGATGGGGGTCCACTTGTCGCAGGGCGGATTTGCTCCTCTTGCACGGTTGGTGAGAGAACAGTTGGTGGTGTGGTCTTACCACGAGAGCTGGAAAGAGATGAGAGGCGGCGCATAAATCGACCAGCTCGGGATTTCATCTTCTCGCCACTGGGCTTCGTCTCATCACCGGATATGGAGCTCTCGGTGGTAGCAGAAGGAGAAAGCACGTTTTCTCTCTCGCGGCTGAATGATGATCGGCGGCTGCTAATTGACAGCCGTTTACCCTGGTGTGTCGAGGGTGGGCGAGATGGAGATTGAGAACCCTTGGGAAGGACATCAGAGGAAGGAGATGTGAGGGATTTGCGACGGTCATTGATAAAGTCTCTAACCACACTGAGTGAAGACCGCCTTGATTGATCCTCCTTGTCTCCGTTGTCGTCCTTTGACATCCGACGTTCGACTATAGTCtcctttggtggttgaaaggTAGGAGGGGACCAGACAGGCGATGCCTTTTGGTGATCTACCAACAAAGGTGACTCCTGAAGTTCCACGGGGTTAAATTCAGATGGATCTTTAGCAGGTTCAAGCGATCTGGCTGCGTTCTGGCTGGGATCGCGGACTATTCTGGCAGTAACCGAGATTGACTCTGAGCCAGGGGAGCCATCGTTTTCGGAAGGGTTCGCTTCAAACACGGACAAGCGACTAGCCACCGATGTTGAGCGTCCTCTGCGTGTCTGCCTGGATCTATCGGGCGACTCATCGCGTTCGCCAGATCGCGATGGGGGTGTTCGAAGGTTTGAACGGTTGATGGAGCTAGTGCGGTCTACCACGGATGGAGATCGAGATGGCTCTCGACTTTTGCGCACAGAGAAAAACGCCGAAGATGGTCTCTCCCGAGCGGAAGCAGTAGGGGCGGGGCTTAGAGTCTCGCCAGTGCTGGCCGAAAGCTTTTCGAGTGCTTTGATGCGCTGTGAAATACTCGATCCCACCGTACCCTTTCTACTGAGGGTAGGGCCGCCTGGCTGCTGAGCAATCTTGTGCAGATAAGCCGCTCCTCCAGAGCTGACAGATCGTGCCGAGCTTGTGGTGACATCGCCGGGGGCGAGAAGCTTGCCGTGCACAGGATTCGAGACAGTTCGGGAAATAATAGGAGATCGTTCACTCTTGGTTGGACTAGGGAACACAGGGGTGACTGGACTCTTAGCAACAGTCATAGGCTTCGCCTCGTGAAGAGTCGCAACGTGTAGCTCGTCCATCAGgtcctcctcgtcgtcagATAGAGGGTCTTTATCTTCTGTGAGATGTGTTTTGATCGGGTCGATGTTTGCTTTGCGTTTTTGTTGCTTTGTTTCTGACGcatcaacttcttcttcgttgtcatcttccttctccgCAACTTCTTGAGCGATAATGGTTGGTTTGTCCTCTTCGATTTCTCGATGGGGAGAGTTGGAGAATGATGACGGGGTCGGGTTCGCTGCTGACCGTAAATCCTGTGTCGAGAACTTAGATTTGGGGATTTTCAGGGCAGAAGTCGTAGGGGATAGAGGCTCGTCAGTTTTGTCGAGAT carries:
- a CDS encoding hypothetical protein (BUSCO:7096at5125), yielding MSLNGLDDPKVQEAYEAAVAEAGGWFLLKYASRDEVELLGRGSGGVVEVRNNVTEYEDTSPLYGFLRYRRRNVLIKYLPEDCSRLIQARVAVHFNAVCDRFSPYDTIFEITDAKELRDTRLSAACSLHAASGSTSSSTSSLRRRRLMEIAEEEEDEQQQRATKRQSVAENDNDGEVRPKTAKTSHEPALLTEPVTLNSELAESPEESKFTDASTSEVPNFVGADDRPDSSGDPEALPRLSSQSGRPDLYPYSYNYGKPKVKLGPRPSLETNGRPRTAGSYRPVSQMPSGFKLFGKGSKKEKNKDDTATTEDTPAEDKDTPPVQGELQIIDTEINRPTTSSGVSISGSAILPAPPPAKPTISPEKARLMKAMKLREKKKKDMAVEADVSSPPVEFPGPSEGGSSTDRAEDNENQHDPDSNQSLMSNVDSGIGLDGSSASMNADQASDLARTDSHPDSPVIASSEPEMSTKASSLSESTDDTLHPKDEDTHNQDQDEKADTKETSAESKNEKLAVAAVAPASDALPSKDEEQLEDVPLDPVPDADTSIPEKPANAPASDNQSTTDGVSGAPETTEGSANLDKTDEPLSPTTSALKIPKSKFSTQDLRSAANPTPSSFSNSPHREIEEDKPTIIAQEVAEKEDDNEEEVDASETKQQKRKANIDPIKTHLTEDKDPLSDDEEDLMDELHVATLHEAKPMTVAKSPVTPVFPSPTKSERSPIISRTVSNPVHGKLLAPGDVTTSSARSVSSGGAAYLHKIAQQPGGPTLSRKGTVGSSISQRIKALEKLSASTGETLSPAPTASARERPSSAFFSVRKSREPSRSPSVVDRTSSINRSNLRTPPSRSGERDESPDRSRQTRRGRSTSVASRLSVFEANPSENDGSPGSESISVTARIVRDPSQNAARSLEPAKDPSEFNPVELQESPLLVDHQKASPVWSPPTFQPPKETIVERRMSKDDNGDKEDQSRRSSLSVVRDFINDRRKSLTSPSSDVLPKGSQSPSRPPSTHQGKRLSISSRRSSFSRERENVLSPSATTESSISGDETKPSGEKMKSRAGRFMRRLSSLSSSRGKTTPPTVLSPTVQEEQIRPATSGPPSIISFMGDVNVQFPDNLLWKRRNMCLDSQGFLILSALPSQSSRTAQGTKRYHLSDFRAPYIPDVEVQELPNSVVLDLVDGSSVQLACMDRTGQVGILHTLQEAHAKHATPFAL
- a CDS encoding hypothetical protein (BUSCO:3746at5125) codes for the protein MAPYGANQPTSGASDSSPAASINNAAQGSAQQTPGQSTGNANQGPQHKRVYQACIPCRRRKVRCDLGSVDNPHDPPCVRCRRESKECFFSATRRKRKTDDDGSDQDEYIIRNGRKRVNANDSPPPFIERRSYSNAPLTPGGSHGQAQPLRRPDGSRIGRGRNSEWGVEGDANQTLENIEAQTVMRRGVFGPQDALDLLYKAATDSPAVERERRESTSSARPTAPRPPPVDTGPYGYVPRSTSRPPKTEQPIDPELSRPELSSQPGYAEAIKAWQRFRFVRAGWFTALEAIEYIDYYYKYLSPLTPISPPTFSNPASHVTLLYEEPILTVTLLTIASRYRQMPGTGGHCRSHAIHEQLWMYLRGMIERCLWGQEAFGGGFCVPPSTSAIFDESQTSSTAPWRGLRKGSLRTLGTIESLMILTEWHPRALHFPPTEATDELVLPMEAAFQAITAADEDPSKTLGPGFGGKRIESWLEPAWRSDRMCWMLLSTANGLAYELGVFDDIDELLRDDAITRPEYQEESYRQRAFRIKRLLLIYTTQLAGRLGWTNMAPAHLRRSDPALARFRPNTGDGTTPGTNPSSVGNNFNYVPDLELDDQIIHCWAGISNAMEMGNEKIFRSRKHTTQIIQNGKYISILKEFEPILRDWWREFELFRLPEFIRHILTIEYQYVRIYINSLSLQAVVERCTNQAQAGATAHSGHHGAAAVNGGHPQLSPQTMINYGKLPLGQLGGFTAHDQEYIREVVEGSRNLLRTVVEGLLPGDYLKHAPVRTYFRIISGAMFLLKTFALGAPRSDVRMSIELMDATVEALRNCVVDDVHLGIRFADLLESLTSRLRNRFIQAPTMQQASGRGQSPAPDGQAHNGKNLAPNGEDNPNWVGGHAQRLRDGLNGNAPVQAATHEANNISATPFDLSAQNFPYPGQGPLGPSTPTVVDNAVANMDVSLFEDWNHQGNEMWYLPPGPAFFQNVENPSVAMGPEGVNVGGLDLLEYMAMDPSQFPGLDPSSGPPTSHV
- a CDS encoding hypothetical protein (BUSCO:48305at5125), whose protein sequence is MLVERKVKVVTEQNVIDKPSPVEQFPMREWSMKVFMVDEDGNERSADVFTKVVYNLHPTFENPVQSFTKAPFTCKNEGWGEFEISIDCYTTEKTKLAPIIQDLNFQQNKYEQTHTVVFKNPSQSLQERLRETGPLPTDDDHRPKKKGLATKKSAQKYDYEKIAESLEKLEEEDLLRVIQIINENKGPDTYIRSDVEVDDLVKAGEFSIDLYTMPDSLTSKLWDHLSKKGLVS